Sequence from the Cucumis sativus cultivar 9930 chromosome 1, Cucumber_9930_V3, whole genome shotgun sequence genome:
AGAGAGCAATAAGATCCCTATCTAATCTAGTCCGTAGTCTCAACTGAGTGAACCGTATTAAAACCAATAAATCcctaaattttgttagatGAAGAATTACTCTCCATAATGAAGGATGCATCCTAATTACACGttcaatcaaatcaaatatccTAAACTATGAATCGTCAAGAATTCAAATCTATCTAATACTAATCTTCCACATAAAGTTCGAAATTATCGAAAAATCAACTTGTGaaacacataaaaaagaaaaaaaaaagtatggaATACGATTCTAACAAATGAAGTGGgtgaaatgaaagaagaagaatttagcaaattagggtttgagaagAAAGATTACCATGGATTGGATTGTTTAAGCTTAAGAGTATTGGAGAAGCCTCCGGAGAAATGCGGGAAGAGTGAAGACGTTTTGCAAGGCGGGAAAGTATTTATTGAGCTCAAATTTATtgtaaacaaacaaaattgtgaaaaacaAATGAGTAAATAATATGtcactaattatttttatttaaattttaactttatttgtttaattaatttttagtatgATAACTTAGagtagaaaatttgaaggtttaaagttaaataaagcTAACACAATGTGGTTCGTTATTGAGTTATTTTTTAGACTTTAAGatcttgttttgtttgatcAACGGAagaatttctcttttatagaatgaacttttaatttattatatgttgAGCCAAATTtagatatgaaaattttacttgaccttTGAGTAACACTACTAGTAAATTTGctttgtgttgttttttacCATAGGTAGTTTTTCCGACTTGGGTTGTTCGTTGTGGGTCTGACCATGGAATGGATTCTTATGcgtttttttgttgttattataaatagtGTGTGATTACGTGTTGTAATAATTAAGCTCTCTATATAAAGAGCTTTTAGGATGAAGCTTTCATGAAGAGAAGCAAAGAGAAATCTAGGCTTGTGATTTTTTTAGGGTTATGTGTGATCATCTTCTTCGAGAGCTCTTTTTGATGTTCTATCtctttatatattgatatttatttcGTTGTTGCTAATAAAGAATTCTACCTCTAATTTGTACAATGACGGTAGACTTCGATCAAACCACTATAAAGATATGTGACAATCTTTTTATTCTCCTCCTTACTATTTTAATTCGTTTGAGTTCTCTAATTTGGATATTGCATTTGGTCTTTGATTTGTTTCACGGtatgaaagagagaaatgatggtccgtttggattgaattaacaacaaaatatttttcaataatatattttcttttaaacactttttttgaaaatgagtttaaaatttaaacacttaatGTTTGATTAGACTTTCttttataagtgtttatatgtgaatttggtttttaaaaatttctccaaaatagattattttataaatgagtttttaaaaatgcattattttaatttgtcaaacactactattattttcaaaatagttttttgacaaaattaaacactttataATCCCAACCAAACACACCCGAAGTctataaaagagaaattgacATATTAGTGTGAGCTACACACTCTAATGCTTAAGTCAGATAGTGAAAAAATGTGAAAGCTATGTTATAAGGATTCAATTTACCTCATATGGAGttataatgatttattttataaaagtgaTTGACTTAATTTATTCCGATAGAGTTTCAGAGTTACTTTAGGATAGTCATATACAACTTACTAGATCGAGAGGGACAtgctttgttttgtgtttggCTAGAATCAACCTTAACCATGGTCCTGACTACGACCAAACATCTCCCTTAGACCGACTTTGGTCTTAAAAAGATGGTTTTGGGTTGGCACATGCGTCAAACATATCCCATTAGCTATTTTTGCTAAACTTAGTCTTATCAAAGCAAATGCAAAGTACATTAATTTAGGCTTCAACAAGAACTAACTATCTCTCTTAACCCTATTTTGGGTCTATGGTGCTTTTCATTaccctaaatatttttattttctctaacTTGTTGTTTTTATCATTGTTTAATGTTGATTAGACTCTTCCATTTAAAATCACCTAAGATAATTGTTTAGTTGGtctttgaattgaaatttgagtCTAATAGGTACTCAAAAGTTTAAGGACAAACATTCAATTTAATAGACTCGTAAATTGAAAACCATGATGGATTGATCTAATAGactaattagaaaaatataagaatgaaCCGCCtagttaaaattttcttttctatttttatttaatttataaaaaattatttgattcaaattttatatttgaaaaaagtaatgaaaaacatagatattttatattttatgcaATTATCCTAAAATTTATCTAtctaattcaaatttggatgattatgttttgttgaaaaacaaaatccataattaaaaatgtgatTTAGTTAGCTaatggtttaaaaaaatagaaaatcttCATTGAAACCCTAATTTAAGTTCTAACATTTCACTGTAGATAACtcgaaaatattattttaaacaaaaattaaaatataactaaagACTTGAATATAACGTTGTAGTTTCTTACAATTAAATATTCTCAAACACACATTACAATTACACCAAAGTAAACAATAAACACTCATGAACAAAGACTTTTGAAGtctatgaaattaattatatcccATAATAGCAAATAGTTATTGACTTTATAATCCatataataaagttataaACTCAAGAAAAgtacaaaacatatataaacacaAGGGAAATTACATTATTTCAGTAGCCTTTGGTTAATCCATTAATAATAGATTGTagaccaaaaaaacaaatcgaaAATTAAAGACGGGTTTGATTGGTgtcagtttgaaaaaaatataaatcgataacatttttaaaaaagtttcaaagaCTTAAATCGAACTAAACCAACGACCAATTTGTACAACTTTATAGTCGATTCAGTAGCGATTTAATCAAAAAATCGACTCCAATAATTGATCGAGGTTGactctaaaataataaaataaaataatagtaacaaTTATGGTGggattaatttcaaaagaaattaaagcataatagtaaaaaatgaaataattgtGGTGTAATGCTTAATTATGGTCAATGTAATTAGGCAGCCAGTCCACAAATGTCAACATgattaaactaataataatgtaatgCCGTTGTTAATTAGTCGGTAATGAAGAgccaaaattatttgaattttactttttttctttcctttttaatttactttatagTTTATggtatatatttgtttaattaaagtaCTTTGTgacaaaagtttatttataattattattatatagtttCTTCATGTGGGTCTACAGTTTCTCACAATagtcaatttaatttatttttttttctgatgGGTTTGTAGGGAAATTAAGTAAATACAAAAGAatactatattatatttttctcatttattttttttaaaaattgaataattagatatttccatggaatattttaattgcaaaacacacaaaaagaaaattcttcttcatttatGTCCATATCAATTCAGCACATATTAATTTACTTTGAATTATCacaaccaaatttaatttatttaaacaaagaaaataactttCAAAGTTAacatattatttcaaaagagTATAGGAACGACTTTCACTCTTGACTTTTTATGTAAAAGGATTTAAGCTTTTTTAATTGTGCTAGAATTTTCTTCTACACGCGTTTTGTTGTTCTTGGCGTAGGCGAACGAGCTTTAGGTGGTTGCACTCTTACCTAAGGATAACAAACTATCTCAAGTAAAAAatagttgatattttatttcatttaccAAAATCTTATCATTTAAGAGTTACTTAGGATGTGTAATTCATATCatgttttttaatctaaaaccACTACTTGATTTGTGAATAAAGAAACAATGGTGAGAGTAAATCTAAATCATACTCTAAAAGAATAGGTTGCAGGTTGCTGGTTGCTGGTTGCTggtttctcttcttctaccCGTGAATGTAGTTATTAACATGACCCACGGTTAATAAACCAgacataaattttttgtattaattctGGATCGTTTACATATTCCTGCTTATCTTTGATTGCCGAATGTATTGCTTTTGAGTGGAGCTTTCCTTCTGGAATGTCAACAacaatttgtttcaaattacTAAAGAGGACACAAGACTTTAATGGTCATACACATGTTAATATATTGATatggagaaaagaaagagacctttttttttgtgtagtagttcaaaaaggaaaacatacACATGACCCATTTTAAGGCTAATGGTGAGAGAATGGGTAAAGCAAACACAAGGTTTGTGAAGCACTGACAAGTCagaaacaaacataaaaaagtCTTTAGATGACTTCATATGATGATATGAatcattaaattgaaaacaaacacataaaatGTCCTTTTCCCCCTTTGACCAAGTCCTCAACAATAATTCTAATTCATTAATCATCATAATCCCATGTAATTACTTACATCAAATCCATCCATAACATCATCTTCATATGGGTATTGATTATTGTTCTCATAAACCCCATGGAAATAACTTTGTAGGATATCTGCTGCCTCGTCGGAGCTCGGACCGGAAAATTCGAGGTGGTTTTGCTCGATGGGTAGTGAAATTGAAGATGAGGAAGTGGATAGTTCTGGTATTATTggattattgttattgttcaACATCGGAATTTGATCAAAAGGAGGATGGCTTGAAAACATGTTGAAGTTGGTGTTGATGTTGTGTTCATGATCATCATGGAGTTTTAAGGAATTTGCAGTACTTGTCGCGGAATATCGCGGCGGGTCAGTGACAACCACGATGGGATTTGGTGGTTTAGAAAATGAACTATTGAACTTCTTCTTTAACTTTGTATTCCAGTGGTTTTTCACGTCGTTGTCCGTTCTTCCAGGTAATTGTGATGCAATTACCGCCCAcctaaatcaaaacaaatcaCTACGTTTCATATCACATATATCTCAAAACGTACCAACATCTTTTTTCATCCATTAGTTTCTTTCCTTCGTTACATCTCTACTTCTTACCATTTCCTTTcattatcaaaatcaaattttcaaacaagtAATTTTCCATCAAGTtggtttataaaataattacaaagaaataatgaaaaatacatatacaATTTTATCTGTAAACGGAGAAGAAACTTGCCTACTTCCAATGGTGGAATAGAGAGAACAAATAACATTATCTTCCTCTTGAGTGAAACCTCCATGTTTAATATCTGGTCTGAGATAATTCAGCCACCTTAGCCGGCAGCTTTTTCCCGCATCGATTA
This genomic interval carries:
- the LOC101216625 gene encoding LOW QUALITY PROTEIN: transcription factor RAX2 (The sequence of the model RefSeq protein was modified relative to this genomic sequence to represent the inferred CDS: deleted 1 base in 1 codon), with the protein product MGRAPCCDKASVKRGPWSPQEDATLTAFIHKHGTGGNWIALPHKAGLNRCGKSCRLRWLNYLRPDIKHGGFTQEEDNVICSLYSTIGSRWAVIASQLPGRTDNDVKNHWNTKLKKKFNSSFSKPPNPIVVVTDPPRYSATSTANSLKLHDDHEHNINTNFNMFSSHPPFDQIPMLNNNNNPIIPELSTSSSSISLPIEQNHLEFSGPSSDEAADILQSYFHGVYENNNQYPYEDDVMDGFDVSNYMGL